In Humulus lupulus chromosome 6, drHumLupu1.1, whole genome shotgun sequence, a single genomic region encodes these proteins:
- the LOC133785099 gene encoding uncharacterized protein LOC133785099, with the protein MLQSRPQGNFPSNFKVNPKEQCNAISLRRCKALEEPAEKSSLPPKMDYETKGKGDSVVRNDLCDLRASVNLMPLSIFQKFKLGEACPTSVSLQMTDRSVKHPCGVIEDVLVKVNKFIFLADFIILDMEEDENISINLGRPFLATGRALIDVDKGELKLHVQQDELACGVVCESSVSR; encoded by the exons ATGTTACAAAGTAGACCTCAAGGTAATTTTCCAAGTAATTTTAAGGTGAATCCTAAGGAGCAGTGCAATGCAATCTCTTTGAGGAGATGTAAGGCGTTGGAAGAGCCAGCTGAGAAGTCTAGTCTTCCACCGAAAATGGATTATGAGACAAAGGGTAAG GGGGACTCGGTGGTGAGAAATGATTTATGTGATTTAAGGGCTagtgtgaatctaatgcctctatcgATCTTCCAAAAGTTTAAATTGGGAGAAGCTTGCCCTACTTCCGTGTCCCTTCAAATGACGGATCGTTCAGTTAAACATCCTTgtggagtgattgaggatgtattggtgaaagtgAACAAATTCATCTTTCTTGCAgactttattattcttgatatggaggaagatgaaaatatttcGATTAATCTTGGTAGGCCATTTTTAGCTACCGGAAGGGCACTAATTGATGTAGATAAAGGGGAGTTGAAGCTGCATGTGCAACAAGAcgag CTAGCTTGTGGTGTTGTGTGTGAATCAAGTGTGTCAAGATGA